Genomic DNA from Clostridia bacterium:
AATAGGGAGCAGATGTGTTGCTGCTCCCCATTTTCATCTGTTCAAGCGGCAGAAGGCATCGCCAACCTCCCTAGACTTCGCCGCACCTTTGCATGAGCCGCTCCCAGTCCCGGTCTACCTGGGCCTGGATTTCCTTGATCACGTGCTCGTTCTCAGGTGTGAACAAGTGACGGAAACGCCCCTGGGGCTTCAGCCACTCCTCGATGGGCTTGGGCCGGGATACCTTTTGAGTGAGGCGCCACTCGCCCTTCTCCACCTCAAACAGCGGCCAGAACCGGGTCTGTACCGCCAGCCGCGCCATCTCAATGGTCTTCTCCATGGGAAAACGCCAACCGCGGTGGCAAGGAGCCAAGATGTTCAGGAATACCGGCCCTTCCTTGGAGTACTCCCAGGCCTTCTCCGCCTTGGCGATGGTATCGCTGTAGTGGGAGATGGACATCTGGGCGGCATAGACCACGTTGTGCTCAGCGGCGATGAAGGTCAGGTTCTTACGGGCCTGAGCCTTGCCGAAGCTGGCTTTCCCCACCGGGCTGGTAGTGGTCCAAGCGCCCATGGGAGTGGAACCGCTTCTCTGAAT
This window encodes:
- a CDS encoding pyruvate ferredoxin oxidoreductase (catalyzes the formation of acetyl-CoA from pyruvate and coenzyme A) — protein: MANLKELATRRELLAPGHRLCAGCGAPTAVRQIMLALPPEAEAVVTCATGCLEVSTTIYPYSSWRCGYLHNAFENAAATASGLETMYQVKKAKGEIDRDIRFIAFGGDGGTYDIGFQSLSGALERGHHFIAVCYDNEAYMNTGIQRSGSTPMGAWTTTSPVGKASFGKAQARKNLTFIAAEHNVVYAAQMSISHYSDTIAKAEKAWEYSKEGPVFLNILAPCHRGWRFPMEKTIEMARLAVQTRFWPLFEVEKGEWRLTQKVSRPKPIEEWLKPQGRFRHLFTPENEHVIKEIQAQVDRDWERLMQRCGEV